tacttttatttcactactttctaatattattagttaacacaaaataattaacgctattaaattttcttattaaaataaaatgtgatttttccTTGGAAACATTGAacttaatttactatttaatccTTGAGGTTTAATTAATTGATGTAATTTGATAATCCTATTATTATAGTGTCATTGGTTAGTCCAAAAatttgtgtgaaattttcttaGAAACAGACtgtttaattatgatttagtcattatacataatttaattcctctattttttatgtcattagttaattcaaataattaacacTATTAACTATTTCGAGTTAAAACaccaaattaatattcttttcgtgtaaattattaaaactaagtatgatgtttttaaaataaagatatcaaatcataccaattaaaatataataattaaatttcaaatttaaacatgacaaaaaaaacacaaattgaCCCTAAATGAAATCTATTTGGTTAAAAACATTTGTCTTGAGaagaaatgattatatgaaacCGTGATTTCACGTTATTCTTATTCCTTTCTAATAGAAGTACAGCAAATCGGATTTTTACTcctgatttttagttttttcctcatgaaaaattcaaatccaactaaaaatactaaaaatcagaaagaaaaatctaatttatcaTGCTCCCattagaaaagaataaagatgaCGTAGAATAACAATTTCATACGATCTATTCTCTTGTCCCAAGACAGGTACAAGATAtagtataataatattacaaataaaaaacaacagGAATAAATAAAGCCAAAATGACTTTCTAAAAGGAGAAAGTTGTGGTGGGGAATATAGCAAAAATATCTCGTTGTCATTGCCATTGCCAAATTTTATTTCTTGCTTTTTCACAACATCACTCAGCGTCCTAACCAACcgaaagtaaaagaaatgagcgaaacaaagaaatatatatatatatttataaacaattttttattatatcaaagttCCTATGGATTTAACCTAATGAGACCCATGTTCACATCTGTCTCTTGTTTCTCAACTCTTCCATGTCTTTTTTTCACCTGCAGTACTGAACTGTTTTTGGTCCATCCATGGCCTGAATCTGCAAATCAAAGCCCTaactttttccctttcttttggGGTTTCTAAGCAAAGATGAATCCATATGAAAGAATTAAACAAGAGTTTCAAGGAACAAGCTCATCATCCTATCATGGTGATATACTGTCCATGGCTACCCCTCAACCAATAGAAGGACTCCATGAAGGAGGTCCTCCTCCGTTTCTCACAAAAgcatatgatatcattgatgATTCAGGCACCAATCACATCATTTCATGGAGTGGAGGTAACAACAGCTTCATTGTATGGGATCCCCAAGCATTTTCAATGATCCTTTTGCCTAGGTACTTCAAGCACAACAATTTCTCAAGCTTTGTAAGGCAACTCAATACCTATGTAAGTAAATCTTTTTGAAACTTTggttttgtaatttagttcCATACATAGAATAagatctttctttttctttttatagggGTTTAGAAAAGTAGATCCAGATAGATGGGAGTTTGCTAATGAAAAATTCCTTAGAGGACAAAGGCATTTACTTAAAACcattagaagaagaaaaacacaACAAGTTCAAGCTTCGTATGGTGGTTTAGATCCTTGCGTTGAAGTTGGGAGGTTTGGGGTTGATGTAGATATCGATAGGTTAAAGCGTGATAAACAGGTTTTAATGGCGGAACTGGTGAAACTAAGGCAACAACAACATAATACCAAGACATATTTACAAGTAATGGAAGAAAGGTTGAAGAAGACTGAGATGAAACAACAACAAATGATGAGTTTCTTAGCTAAAGCAATGCAGAATCCCAACTTTGTTCAACAATTAAtacaacaaaaagataaaaggaAAGAGCTTGAAGAAGCTATAACTAATAAAAGAAGGAGACGAATAGATAATCATAATCAAACGTTTGTTAAAGCTGAACCAGTTGAGAGCTTTGGTGGTGCATTTGAAGTTGTAGAGTTGGATGAAATTGCGATGGACTTGCAGGAAAAGCATGATGAAGAACATGGAAGCTGCTATGATAAAGGTAAAAGAATTGATGATGGAGGGTTTTGGAATGATTTATTGAATGATGATATGGAGGAAGAGATATCAGCTTTGCAAGCTAATGGGGTTGAAGATGAAGAAGGTATAGATGTTTTGGTTGAACAGCTTGGGTTCTTGGGCTCTAGTCCAAAGTAGAGCTTTTGCATTTGCAGAAATGGCGGTTTCTAACAGGTTTCCTTTCTGGCTTCAATGGCGGCCTTTGGGAGGGGCAAAACCAGGTAAagcttttctttcctttaattTGAGGTTTTCGGTTTGTTGAAATCTTAGAATTTAAAGCTTGTAGATTTACATATTAATAGAAAGAACATATTGGTAAAATTCATTGGTGGAGCTTGGGAGAAGAAGACTCTAGTAGATTACTATAAGTTTAAGTATAACTGTCTTTCATCCTACTTTCTTATTTCTACTTTGCTCTAGAATGTGCAATtgaatacttttattttaattttacataatttaataatatcattAGTACTCAAAACAAGTTGGTATGCCTAATTTTCTCTTAAATAAATCTAATCATCTccttgaaatataaatttattattgattgaatATAATTTCTAACAATGTCGTATCCAAACATTATACTCAAAATCTGTTGATATgcctaattttcttttaaataactttaatcAGTTATTTCTAACAATGTCGTCTCCAAACATAAAACTCAAAACTTGTTGGTATGcctaattttctttcaaataacTTTAAGCATCTGGctgaaatgtaaatttattattgattgaatATAATGAACTACATAGAAGCTTATAAATGTGCCAATAACACCCGTGCTTCTTCGCATCATCACTTTAATGgaaacaattaaatcaaaattaaagtaaaggtatttgataaatattagtttaGGTAATAACTAATAAGATTAAAgacttaatttgataattttggatgtaatgaaaattttacctaatttcatAGTTTTAAAATGtcttcataataaaataaaattattttaataacttcGAGGTCTTGCAATCAATTTTGTTATGAATTGTATTTATAATTGAATTCGGATAGAAAGCAAGTGCttgattaatttgaaaaaaattaatcacaataatatacttgtatttaatttgaatatttttataaaaaaatctaaatgtACTAATCTTAATAAATGTATACCTTCGTTGGCAATTCTTTTAAGTCTGTATTTATTTTAGACAGGCATTAATCGAAATTTTATtgtatcaaatatatattatgttgattATTGCTCTCTCAATAAGCATGAAATAATAAACTTACTTCCCTAAAATACTATTTTTCACTTACAAACTGACTACAATAAATACTAGTAATAATTAGggtaagttaaaaaaatttatgttacaCATTTTATGGGAGTAAATATAGTGGCATTTAACCGTTtcataatatttcttttatgtggTTAAAGTATCATTTAACcgtttcataaaaaatattttttaaaattatgagaTTAGTAATTTCAACAATGTTgtatctaaaatttaaacttgagtTTTGTAATACCTTTTATTGCAACATCCAAAATTTATTGGTTATGGTTGAATAATAGAAATGATAGTGAGAGATGAAAGATGTTAGTAAATTTGGGGAGTAATGATAGTGGGCATGGGAGCTGCCATGGACGCATCGTGTGAGACTGTGAGTTGAAGCAGGCAGGCAAAGCGAGGGACCAGCAACTGAGCCATGCATGTGCAGTTAGATctttaaaaaaggaaaacaaagggTTTGGGTAATTATATATGAAAGGGGCAAATGGCCCAGGGAAAAAGCTTAGATGATGAAGTGCAGGAAGCTTAAACAAGAAACTTGAAAATTTAGGCATGGTTGCCACCGCCTACAAGATTTGAGTTGGCTCACGTTTTAACACTCTTTTCTCTCTTGCCTGTTTAATGGATAGGATTCCACGTGCTTCTTGTCACTCTCTCTATCCCTTCCATTCATTGGATCTTACATTTACTtcaacattaatatttaatcaaaatgaatTCCTGACCATCTCTAAACTGCACATCCAagagatatatattttttatgaagaaattgggtaacgAAGGAGATGTCTGTCCATTGACATTATTAGTATATTTCGTAAAAAGTTATCGACTTAGCACGTTGATTGGATTATCTTCATATGATGTGATTTAtgattgataaataaataaatatgtctAATTGTTAATAAATACGTGAActtaaatttactaatttttgcATATAACTTATTGAATTGTTGATTTTAATTGGCGAGACTTTCTAAATCTACGATTTAATAGCAAAAGTTAAACAATATCATTAAGTTGTACTAACTATTTgagtataaaaatcaatttttcataaattaaaatacaacaattaaattcttaaatttcataaaatagagGAAATTCAAATTTAGACGATTATGCTTTCTAATAGTGTGAAGTTGGGTGGAAAACATTCCCAAAGATTTAACTTTTTCTTCACTTTCCTATTTGCTAATTCTTAAAATAGTTTTGttctaaaatcataaaatcaatCTTATAcaactttctttttcaagttatttattggAGCGAACCCAATAATTAATTCTCCACATTCTATAGGCCTATTAAGTAGTAGATGTTGACCATGAGTTTAATTCCATgcctaaatttattaaaataaatcactctctttattgtttttacttgggaaaattaattagtaaattaagataaattcaATTCTTAACATTTAtatcttttgtcaatttagtcatcatttctttttaatagctaaatttggtcttaacttttaaaatagtcaaatttaaccatcaacattttataaaaagttGAATAGGtgttttttaacataaatattaaattttaaacaacgCAGTCTACATGACAATTCACTTACATGTATTTCatacctttttttctttaattttaggaacttttatatatttttattttttaatattttgtatatttagttagaatttctattaaaaaagataatttaattatttttaaaggttaatggTCAATTTTAACTAAAGAAAAGagaaccaaattaacaaaagttataaacataaaagactaaatttaccATTATTCCATAAAAGTTACATTAACTTTGGGTGTGTGTATTCTTTATTCGATCAGTAGGATTCTAAAATTCCACTCTTTATTCACCATTATTAAGAACttcaagttttacaatttaattaataaagtgacatatttattaaaatatttggtatattgaTAGTGCATACTTTAATTGtataaacatgattaaaaatttgCGACATTTTAGGGTGTAATTAAAtctagtaaaattatcaaataaatagtAAGCTCGAGTTTCAAttgattcaaaa
The window above is part of the Gossypium raimondii isolate GPD5lz chromosome 9, ASM2569854v1, whole genome shotgun sequence genome. Proteins encoded here:
- the LOC105800546 gene encoding heat stress transcription factor A-6b, whose protein sequence is MNPYERIKQEFQGTSSSSYHGDILSMATPQPIEGLHEGGPPPFLTKAYDIIDDSGTNHIISWSGGNNSFIVWDPQAFSMILLPRYFKHNNFSSFVRQLNTYGFRKVDPDRWEFANEKFLRGQRHLLKTIRRRKTQQVQASYGGLDPCVEVGRFGVDVDIDRLKRDKQVLMAELVKLRQQQHNTKTYLQVMEERLKKTEMKQQQMMSFLAKAMQNPNFVQQLIQQKDKRKELEEAITNKRRRRIDNHNQTFVKAEPVESFGGAFEVVELDEIAMDLQEKHDEEHGSCYDKGKRIDDGGFWNDLLNDDMEEEISALQANGVEDEEGIDVLVEQLGFLGSSPK